Part of the Brassica oleracea var. oleracea cultivar TO1000 chromosome C8, BOL, whole genome shotgun sequence genome is shown below.
CCATTCCTTAAATTTTTTTTATCAAATTACACATAATTTAATTACAATACCCTTTAATATTTTAATCTTTTATCTGAAATACAAATAAACAGCTTTCCTTAAAAAATTCTAACAAAATCTTAAAACATTATTGTAATTTATTTTCGTAATTAATTAATTAAAATTATGATTATCATTAAAATATAATTAAAATTAAAATTAATTCAATTTTGATTTAAAAATTAAAATTAAAATCACATAAAATATTTCATTATATTTTACTGATAATTGAAATTCAAATTAATTGCTTTTGGGAAATAAATTTTTAAACTATTTTGTTAGAATTTTTTTAAAAAATATTCATTTGTATTTGAAATTAAAAAAAAATATTAAAATATATCCAATATATTAAATTAGACTCATATTTTGGACTTCATATATTATATTATAATTTTGAACTATCAAACACGAGTTCATCTAAATCATTTAAATTTTATTATAAAAAAATATTTATAAAAGATCTCAAACCATTTAAAACTGGATGGAAAATTAAGATTAGGATTAGTAGTTCAAGATGAATAATTTAGAGTTAGAGTTGGTATCGACTTTTGGCTGACATTTCATATACGAAGACTTATATTCGGTTTTCAGATCCCAATGACAACTTACGGTTCTTCTAGAAGATAGAAAAGACGAACTCAAACAATCTATAGAACAAAATAAATGTTTAAAATGAAATTTAGCCACGCATGGCACTGATTCTATTCTAGTTTCCTTGTTGAATATGAGATATTCAGATTTTATGTTTGTTTTCTACTTTCACTAACCTCACTTGAGCATAACTAAGCATTCATTGCATTGCTCACATATAGTAATCCTCCACAATCATGCTTGTACTCTCAACCATTATTATTTAATCCTACTCAAGTTTTTCATCAGCTGGTAGCTTAAGATTAAGAGCTTATGGGGGTTCTGACTTGTTCTCTGGAATTAACCTTCTAGTGGAAGACGCATGGTTGTAAATTTGAAATAATCTATCTTCAAAGAATGTAATTGTCTTTTTACAAAAAAAAAAAGAATGTAATTGTCATATGTAACAACTTTAGTGAAGAAAAAAACAACTTTAGTGAAGAAAAAAAATATAGTGAATATCCAGCCATATACGCATTTTTAAAACTACTTATAAATATAGAAAATACTTGAGATTATCCATAAATAAAGTAAGTTTGTTTTTTTTTTTTGCTAAATGATAAATAAAGTAAGTTACAAAAAAAAAATGTAATTGTCAAAAAAGTGGGACGAAAACCACCAGCGGGACCCAGGACCTCGTAGTCCAGTGGTACTACCTCCGGGAGGGGAGGTCGGCTGTTCGACTCGCGGGGAGGGGGAGGCGTGCCCAGGGCCCGTAAAAAGGCACAGGCAAAGGCTGGCGCCGGGCCTAGGTGGGGGGCCGCAAGGGCAACACCTGGTTAATCAAAAAAAAAAAAAAAAAACCACCAGCGGGAAATGACTGTTTGCGGTTTGAGTAATCGTGTTCAGGGTCTTTCTGTACAGTTTCTGCGTTTTCAAAGAAGCCAAAGAACAGTAGAGCTTGGGAACAAAAAAAATCGTTGCTATGTGGGCAACGGAAAGTAAAGGAACACATGTTCCCTTATTACAAAGTTTGAGTTGCGGAGCTGATTAGAACATGTTGCTAACCGGAGCAGGTCTTCTGTTCAAAACAGACTACGAACGTACACGTACTGATAAGCCGCGTGAAGTTCTCCATACCATTAGATTATGAGTTATTACTACAAAGACGTTTTTACTCAAGTTACATAAGAGAGAGATAAGATATCAATCAAAAGTTTTTGAAACCCGCAGAAACTGATAAAAATAAAATACGTTATGTACAAATTTGTTTTTCTTAGGCCTACAATATCATTGCTCAGTTCTCGTAAGTTTTTCTTTCTTGAAAGTTTTTCTTTCTTGAAACATAAAAGAATCCACAATTTTGGAAGAACAAAAACGACACAACGAAATAAAAAATCTGAGTCAAACAATGATCACCGCAAAAGGTTATGAATAGTGAACGACGATTCTGTCGCCGTGGTGGAGGAAGGCGGTGAACGAGGCAGCCTAGAGGAGAAATTGTAACGTGGAAAACGATTAACATTTTGATCCTCTTCTCCCCTGTCAAAGTTAAGCGCATAGCTCGACGGATCATAATGAAAATCAGTCGTGTGGCGTCTAATGTGCTTACCGTGTCCGCCTTCCCCGATCCGGTGGATCAGATTTTTGCATTTTTCGTGTGATTTGGACAAGGTTCGAGTGAGTCTAGGAGATTTGGTCTTGATGGGGCTTTGTGTAGATGTCTCATTTGGAGTTGTCGGAGATGGTGGTTGTTCAGGGAGACTTTGGGGATGGTTGGTCGTTCGGAAACACCCGGCGATTGAAAAAGTTGATTTGAGTTTCTTTGTAAAAGACATGCGATGATGGTTCATTGATTCGCTCATTGTTTTTTTTTTTTTAGTTTGGCTTATGATCTATTCAAAGAGAATAGAATGAGAAAGGAGAGACATTGAAACACAGCCAAAAGAAAAGAAGCAAATGTTAAAAGAAGAACAAATCAAATGTTAAACTAAAACTTCGGAGAAGAAGTTGAAAATTTACTATTTTACGGGTATTAAAGTTTCCAATTAAAATGAGGTTTATTTTTTGTTTGAATTCGAATATTACATTTGTTAGTTGTGAGCAAGGGAATATTTGGGATTAAACTTTTTGAAATGTATCCTTTAATGTTATGGAATTGGTGGATGATTTCGCAATCATTTCATAAGACTAGATTTTTCATAGATTTTATTTTATTAGCTTTTTATTATTATAGAATTTGTATTTGAGTTTATAACACATTTATTGTGTGCATATGTTAAAAATCCATATGCTAAGATGAACCTAAAATTCGATATAAATGTGTATACCAATATGAATTATTTATTTTGTCTAAAAAATAATTTTGAAAATATAGACATGTATAGAGATCTTTACTCATAGATAGTCTGTTAAGTTAGGAAAGCCCTCAAAGAAAAGTTATTAGAAGAATCAACAAAGATCTTTTAGAAATTTTGAGGAGGCGGAGAGCGAGTGCCTAGCTTCACAACCTACACAAGCTGTAAGCAGAAACACAACAAGCTTCACAACCTACATAAGACGTAAGGGCGTGTCTGTCTCCTCTTCATTCGGAGGTGGAGGCATTGATTTGGGCAATGGAATGTATGAAGAATCTAAGACAGTTTCAGGTTACGTTTGCAACGGATTGTTCTCAATTGGTGAAGATGGTTTCAGAACCAGAAGAATGGCCAGCATTTGAAACCTATCTGGAAGATATCAAGCTTTTACGAAGAAGCTTCTTCAACTCAGACATCATCCATGTTCCCCGAACGGAGAACCAAATGGCGGATAGCTTGGCACGTAGTGATAGGAAACAACCATCTTTCGTCGTTCATATGGATGCGGAGTTGCCGATTTGGTTTACAGAGTCAATATGAGTCTGTGAATGTCTTGCTGTCAAAAAAAAAAAAAATCAATATAAAATATGGACTTGGAAAGACTTGATAGGTTCAGTCCAACTTAATTATAGTATTAAGAACCAAAGACAATGAGTGGCATCCTTACAAGTAGAGCTAGAAGCAGTACCATAGGATAAGGGAAAGTATGTTTGAATTTTCAATATGTCAGCCTTTTAGAATGAATAATAGCATGGAGCTCATATAGATGATTGAAGACCAAGAAGTATGACCAGTTTTTCAATTATCAGATTTAAAAGAAGACTCCAAGACTTCATAATTTTATACCTGATCAGAGAGCAGTTTGGCATATTCATTAATTAGAAAAATAACAAGAACATTTCATAGAGATAGGTATTTGATTGATTGTTTTATTCCTGTATGGCTATTGGATCACCTCAAATTTGAATAATAGAATAATTGTTTAGTGTCAAAAAAGAAATCAAATAATGAAAAGGTAAAAAAAAATATGTTTTTATATGTTAAACAAATTAAGGTATTTTGTGATTTCAGTTAGAGATCATATTCTTTAACTTTTGAATTATCAAACTATCTCTATTTGGCTAATGGAAATAGTATTTTACTTTGCTTTGATGATTTAATTTTTTTTAATATATCTTGAATTCAAGAGAAATTTAAGAAATATGGGATTTGAGGAAAATATATGAAATAATTAAAATATATCTTAAGAGATTTGAGAATAAAAAGAATGCTTTTAACTTTCAAATTCGTATTTATTAACATATGTTTGCAGAAAATAAGAAAACATCTATGCAAAGATGATTTCCCGTCCCCCACATTCGATGAGCATACTCCAAATTATATAAAAAAAAATTAACTATAAAGTTTATTTGTCATCAAAAATCATTTTATTATTCAGCTTAAGATAGTTTGGATAGCAAGATCGGAATAGAACAACCAACAAAATATAAAATCCTATAAAAACTCTTGCAGTTCTAGCTAAAAATCAGCAATAACGTTTTGTCTTTTAGAAATGTAAGAAAATCTTAAAGGTGTGGAATCTTTGTTGCCGAGCCTCTATCTCCTTTAGCTCTATTAAAATGTTTGGCCATGTTTTAGGCTCCAGAATCATGGCAATCAAATTCTTGTAGTTTGTTTCAAAATTTTGACATGTAAAATACCAAAACATGTTTTCCATTGTCCAAGAAAGTGGTTCGAGCTCAAAGTGCAATGAAGACTCTCTTCTTATCTGATTATTTATGCCCATTAATTAGGTTTGTCATGTCATGTTTTTTTTAGACCCATTCATAACCACTAAATTGTGTTGTATAAGTTCAAGCACCATCCACTAAACATATGTTTTGCAAGCATATGGCTTGTCACACATTCTGGTTGTTGGGTCTGAGAACATATTTCGTTCGCTGTATACCAAGCATGAAATTCCCCTTTCGCATGTCTGATTATTTCTGACGGATCCATGTCAATCGCTCGAAATAATTGATCATTCCAAACTTTCCAGAAATATCAAATTATCTACGGATGTGAATCTCCATCTAATGTCAGATCTTCAATATTTTTTTTCCTCCATAAAAGGTAATCCGTATTTGTGAAGATATTTGAAACTCGGGAAATATATGGGTTAGAAGGAGTAGCTGATAAGGTCCATGCCTATAATGTTGAGGGACACTAAAAAATGGCATGATTAGCAGATTCATCTTGTTCTCGAAACCTTAGACAATAATTATCACCTTGCATATGACATAGTGTCAGGTTCTTTGTCACAGCCATATGTCTAGTTATCAACTGTCATATAAGATGACACATCCTCTGTGACATATGAACTTTCTAAGCAAAGATTTTAATTCGGTGATGCTTGGTTCCGAGTAAAATATTAAGGATGAACATATAAAATATATTCTTAATGTTTGTGTGAATTGATTGAATTCACAAATAAATTTGAAATTCACAATTGTTGAAAAACTATCTCACAATTGTTGAAAAACTATCCAATAATACTTTTTCTAGTGATTAAGAGGGAAGTAGGCAACTAAAAGTTTAAGTAAAATCTTTTATTTTAAGAAACGGATTATTACGGGAGTAGTTATTTGGGTACACTCTTATATGTTTTGCTTCTTGGATGGATGAATACAAATGCCATCAAACACCTATATTTATACTAGTGAAAGGTTAAAATTATTATAAAATAATCTCTAAACATTATATATACACATTTTTAGCATCCTTTATATATTAAAAGAGAAGCATTATAACATATTTTTGTACCCACGTGTCATCACCACAATCATTCTTAGAATCCTTATAAAAACATGTTGGTCCTTATAAATATATAATAAGCTTTTTATTAAACTAACCATAAATTAATTATGAATGTTCTTCATTGTTTCCTTAAATAGAAATCACGTAATTACCTAATGTGGCTGAAGTATATATGACAATTAATGATTTTGAGTAATAAAAATTTGATAAAAATTAGTCTATTCTCTATCATTTTTTAAAAATTTTAACTTATTAAAATAAATTAAACAACCACATTAGCTATATAATAAAAATTTAGATTTTTTCATATAAGTTATATTTTGAATTTTAAAAAACGACTATAAATGACTAAAGTTGTTAAAAATTTCACATTAAAAACTTTGTGATCCATAGTTTAAAATTTCTGGTATAACAAGATACAATTGATTAGGAAATTACATAAATAGGAAGTCTCATTTAATAAATATTATGTATATATGTATATTAATATTTTTTTAAATAAATTATATACCATATAAAATACATAAGTATTTTAATTTCGAAATTTGGTTTGAATTTTTTTGAAAAACATTTTGAACAAATATTGACAACTTAATATTTAGATTTTTAACTTTGCATTGAATGATGTTTAAAATTATAAATTACTAAAACTATTAAACATCCCACAAATTGTTT
Proteins encoded:
- the LOC106311211 gene encoding uncharacterized protein LOC106311211; translation: MSESMNHHRMSFTKKLKSTFSIAGCFRTTNHPQSLPEQPPSPTTPNETSTQSPIKTKSPRLTRTLSKSHEKCKNLIHRIGEGGHGKHIRRHTTDFHYDPSSYALNFDRGEEDQNVNRFPRYNFSSRLPRSPPSSTTATESSFTIHNLLR